The genomic DNA AACACAGCAGTTGTTTCTCCCATCTATTATGCCATGTTTACATCGCTCACAATTtttgcaagtgctatcatgtTCAAGGTATGTGTGTTCATCTTTAGCTATGGAACCTTGTTCTCTTTGTAAAATCTCTAGTGAGTTTATCTGCTATTCTAGGACTGGGCTGGTCAGAGTGCTAGCAGCATTGTTTCTGTGCTTTGTGGATTTGTCACCGTTCTTTCGGGTACAGTAATTTTGCACAGCACAAGAGATCCAGAGGCTCCGCCTGTTTCAGGTAAATGgataataaacaaaaaattctTTGTCACAATATGATAAGTAACCAATCATGTTgtttacttttttacttttttttttactttcttacATGATCCGATAAAGAAGCATGAATATCATCAATTGAGACTGACGTCCAAATTAACTGCTGAAGTTGTATATCTCATATTCAGGTTGCATTGTATGCATTTTATTGCTCTGGTGATCATTTTCTTGCAGATGCATATTCATCACTTTCTCCTCAAATATCATGGCTGGTCCATGCTAACGGGGAAATATGGAAGCACAAAGATAATGATGAGATGCATCCTGAATTTGTTGCAATTATACGACAAGACCACTTTAAATAAGGGGAAGGAATCTGGAAAAGTTACAATCAGGGCTCGTTGGATTTGTTAACAAACGTGTTGAAGGTACTCCAAGCTAGCATTGGTGATAGTATTAGCATTCCTTACTTATCCCTTGACCAAATAGCACTCAAATTTCCTGCTTGAGGCATAATTGCTCTTGTTGACGGTTTACAGATAACACCTGGTAGAGGTAATCCATTTTGGGTTTGATAGTCACTAGGAAGCTGAAGAAATGGTGAAGGCTAATGTCTCTTGTTTTTGTGTCACTTCTTATTCTAggtttattaaatttttttttctcacaatTTAGGGGACACAGCCATGGGCTTTGTATGAGGTGAGATCCTTTTTCGCAAAAAACGAATAGAGAAATCCATTTTTCCTTGATAAAGTCTgattgtgtttggatagagtattatttaaatattatttggaataattattataacactttttatgatgtgatgcatgtgagataaaaaggttaTTGGAAATAATTAGTGTTGTCTCTCTAATTATGATAGTAACTTTGATGCTAGCTGTGGTCAATTATTGATATCATGTATTCCAGTTAAACATTTGCAAAATTGCCAGGTATTTAAATGTTGAATTTagagtttcaaattttagtgTCCTTTTTCCCCCTCCCATAGATTGAAATTAACTAAATACTTTATATGTGAGAAACTACTTATTACTGGCACTTGTGATACTGAAATCTTGAACGGTGGAACAGTAATTGATAATTAAACTCTATGCACAAAAGAAAGGATGATATTCATAATAGGGAAAAGCCAACTACCAAACGATGCATATATGAAAGCGCAGAAACTCAAAACCAAAATAATGGGCAAAAATTTTGAGTAACCTTCGTGTTTGTTGCACTAAGATGTGAAGCAAATGGCTATTTGTTGTTACTCCGCAAATGATTAACATGCTAGTTTGCTGATCTCTAATGATGTAGATGTACAGATATTGTGATTCGCATTGATTTCAGCATTGTCCACTTTAGCAGGGGCTTCGTGGATATTACACGAATTGCAAATCAAACATATACAACCAACGACGGAGCCCCCATAATTTTGTACAGCACCATTAGctattagtatttttttttacgCATATTCTATTACTTTGCCTCCCCAAAATTTTTCTCCAGAGTTATTTTTTCcccaaaattaaaatttcaatttatgTATGACTAGCATAACATATCCAAtaaagaaattaaataaaaggaaaCAAAGACCAAAAGAATTTTAATCACTATTGCAATCTATTTATACGAGATTGACTTGAATTAAGGGTTGAAACATGAACTAAATTACTTGATACTCGAATCATGTGTGGATCTATATGACGTTATCAAATAACTTTCCCAATAATCAAGTCAAATACGAATGGCATTTTGTTTTTGGCTAGAGTTTGAAAATTGGCTCAAACTTAAACTCATTTAATACTACATCTCAAATTTGTAGGTGAAAAAATTCGAAGTACTGAAACATGACTCGAATTTGGTACAATAAAATGTTGTTTGAATTTGGCTTAATAGATAAACAtgtcaaatttgaaaataattttgtaAAGGCCTCATGGTCCTTAATCCTTTAGCTTTAATAATTAATAGAACAATGATGAATTGATTAATGATTTAATTGAGTTAAATAATAGAATACATTCAAAAGAATATGAGTGCATCATTGGAAGAGAAAAAAACGAGTCGAAAGTCGAATAATGACTGT from Coffea eugenioides isolate CCC68of unplaced genomic scaffold, Ceug_1.0 ScVebR1_178;HRSCAF=713, whole genome shotgun sequence includes the following:
- the LOC113755862 gene encoding probable magnesium transporter NIPA6, which encodes METGIGIVIQQLNVALQALDTFNTAVVSPIYYAMFTSLTIFASAIMFKDWAGQSASSIVSVLCGFVTVLSGTVILHSTRDPEAPPVSDAYSSLSPQISWLVHANGEIWKHKDNDEMHPEFVAIIRQDHFK